The window CCCTCCTGGACGTCTTCGCTCCGAGGGCGGCAGCCGTCCTGGCGTTCCTGCTGGTGTTCGGTCTCGTGGGTGGGTGGATCCTCGCCGGTCGCATGCTCGCGCCGCTGACCCGGATCACGGACGCCACCGGCATGGTCGCGAAAGGCGCGCTCTCGCACCGGATCCGGCTGCCCGGGCGCAGGGACGAGTTCCGTGAGCTCGCCGACGCCTTCGACACCATGCTCGTCCGCCTCGAAGATCACGTGGCCGAGCAGCGGAGGTTCGCGGCCAACGCCTCCCACGAACTGCGCACCCCGCTGGCCGTCTCGCAGGCGCTTCTCGACGTGGCCCGCAAGGATCCGGAACAGGACCTGAGCAAGGTGATCGACCGTCTGTACGCGGTCAATGCGCGGGCGATCGACCTGACCGAGGCGCTGCTCGTGCTCAGCCGCGCCGATCAGAGGACCTTCGTCCGGGAGACCGTGGACCTCTCCCTGCTCGCGGAGGAGGCCATCGAGACGCTGCTCCCACTCGCCGAGAGACGTGGTGTCGGGATCGAGACCGCCGGCGGGATCGCCCCGGCTTTCGGCTCACCGGCACTCCTGCTGCAGTTGACGACGAACCTCGTCCACAACGCGATCGTGCACAACCTGCCTTCCGGGGGACGGGTGTGGCTCAGCACGGAAGTGAACTCCGGGTACGGGGTGCTGACGGTCGAGAACCGCGGCGGGAAACTCTCCGCCCGGTCGGTGTCGACCCTCACCGAGCCCTTCCAGCGGGCCACCGAGCGGGTCCGCAACGACCACGCGGGGGTCGGACTGGGCCTGGCCATCGTCAGGCGGATCACCGAGGTGCATGACGGCTCACTCACGATCGCCGCACGCGCCGAGGGCGGCCTCCGGATCACCGTTCGACTGCCCCTGCCACCCGCCCGATCCCCGAAGGACTCCGACCGATGAGTAAAGCTCTACAAGACATCGAGGGTGCTCGGGAAGATGACGAGGCGCGCGAGCGCGTCGCGGCTCCCGGCACGGCCCGAGCCCG is drawn from Streptomyces sp. NBC_00178 and contains these coding sequences:
- a CDS encoding sensor histidine kinase produces the protein MARRPGLSVRFKLTLSYAGFLMIAGILLLAAVWVFLLRYVPDRAMLINPDDRLRGVFPVRSALLDVFAPRAAAVLAFLLVFGLVGGWILAGRMLAPLTRITDATGMVAKGALSHRIRLPGRRDEFRELADAFDTMLVRLEDHVAEQRRFAANASHELRTPLAVSQALLDVARKDPEQDLSKVIDRLYAVNARAIDLTEALLVLSRADQRTFVRETVDLSLLAEEAIETLLPLAERRGVGIETAGGIAPAFGSPALLLQLTTNLVHNAIVHNLPSGGRVWLSTEVNSGYGVLTVENRGGKLSARSVSTLTEPFQRATERVRNDHAGVGLGLAIVRRITEVHDGSLTIAARAEGGLRITVRLPLPPARSPKDSDR